One window from the genome of Commensalibacter oyaizuii encodes:
- a CDS encoding formylglycine-generating enzyme family protein: protein MNCKILIIIAMGISIPTASYSADPSWPENFIDPHPMDGDFTLPMPCGGAMVFRAVEVPSEGGVLDDISVQMGQGDTDQGYSNYIHQSALAGSFPSSKSSVKLYYIGKYDVTRNQYNAIMHAGKECVNVDQNGQKPINNVSWFDAQDFARQWSTWLLQNAKQSLPKRDNSFGFIRLPTEAEWYYAAQGGNKVSNTDFLSPTWPMPEGIEQYVMAGSELANGQVQTVGAMKPNPLGLYDMLGEVGQMMQDYYHLNRVGRLHGQTGGIIVKGGNYTFNPSDLNTALREEIPLYDSNTNAPTKLATMGFRVVIAGPSLGSLQETTQADNEFKAILQKSENITSDTHQLIQTLKSQTTEATTKAGLDRISAQLDSDARARNDAQAATMRAQIEAASALAMNIWEHQHTINLLEKELSVLKMLSDKQKADIQANVQNHKKILQGSVEGYLDLIRQIADAAPVVDKSKQFSMVTTAYKTRNLDNLAFFADQVQNLLSTPKGKWTVAYVIQQISAISPIQARDKK, encoded by the coding sequence ATGAATTGCAAAATACTGATTATAATCGCGATGGGAATAAGTATTCCCACAGCTTCATACAGTGCAGATCCTTCATGGCCTGAAAATTTTATTGATCCACATCCCATGGATGGCGATTTTACGTTACCCATGCCATGCGGAGGGGCAATGGTTTTTAGAGCCGTTGAAGTCCCTTCTGAAGGTGGTGTTTTGGATGATATATCCGTTCAAATGGGGCAAGGGGATACAGATCAAGGATATAGTAATTACATCCATCAATCTGCTCTAGCTGGATCATTTCCATCATCAAAATCTAGTGTAAAATTATATTATATTGGTAAATATGATGTCACACGTAATCAATATAACGCCATTATGCATGCTGGTAAGGAATGCGTTAATGTTGATCAAAATGGACAAAAACCAATAAATAATGTGTCTTGGTTTGATGCTCAGGATTTTGCAAGACAATGGTCAACATGGCTGTTACAAAATGCCAAGCAATCTTTACCAAAACGTGATAATAGTTTTGGATTTATCCGTTTACCAACCGAGGCTGAGTGGTATTACGCAGCCCAAGGGGGAAATAAAGTCAGCAATACAGATTTTTTATCGCCAACGTGGCCAATGCCCGAAGGAATAGAGCAATACGTAATGGCAGGATCTGAATTGGCGAATGGTCAAGTACAGACTGTTGGGGCGATGAAACCCAATCCTTTGGGGCTGTATGATATGTTGGGTGAAGTTGGCCAAATGATGCAGGATTATTATCATTTAAACCGAGTAGGGCGGTTACATGGACAAACAGGGGGAATTATTGTGAAAGGAGGAAATTATACCTTTAACCCATCTGATCTAAACACGGCCTTACGCGAAGAAATCCCCTTGTACGATTCAAATACTAATGCCCCAACAAAATTGGCAACGATGGGGTTCAGGGTTGTTATTGCAGGACCCAGTCTGGGCAGTTTGCAAGAAACGACACAGGCTGATAATGAATTCAAGGCAATATTACAAAAATCTGAAAATATTACTTCAGATACGCATCAATTAATCCAAACATTAAAAAGCCAAACAACAGAAGCAACAACCAAAGCAGGTCTTGATCGTATTTCAGCTCAGCTTGATTCAGATGCCAGGGCCCGCAATGATGCACAAGCTGCAACCATGCGTGCCCAAATTGAGGCCGCTTCTGCTTTGGCAATGAATATATGGGAACATCAACATACAATTAATTTACTGGAAAAAGAATTATCCGTCCTTAAAATGTTAAGCGATAAACAAAAGGCAGATATCCAGGCCAACGTGCAAAATCACAAAAAGATTTTACAAGGATCCGTTGAAGGATATTTAGACTTAATTCGTCAAATTGCAGATGCGGCACCAGTGGTCGATAAAAGCAAGCAATTTTCAATGGTGACAACAGCCTATAAAACTAGAAATTTAGACAATCTAGCCTTTTTTGCTGATCAAGTTCAAAATTTGTTGTCGACACCAAAGGGTAAATGGACCGTTGCTTATGTAATCCAACAAATCAGTGCTATCTCCCCAATTCAGGCAAGGGATAAGAAATAA
- the putA gene encoding bifunctional proline dehydrogenase/L-glutamate gamma-semialdehyde dehydrogenase PutA, protein MSNFSLFYKSLRKQTPLRDKITEATRRPEQDCVQDLIKQATLSETMNAQITAHAKTLTQYLRSHRHLTGVETLVQEFSLSSAEGVALMCLAEALLRIPDQATRDALIRDKIANGDWTSHAGFQKPLFTNAAAWGLAITGKLVQPVKESNLASALAGLAKRKGEKLIRQSLDMAMRMMGEQFVLGQTIHEALDHSKKLEKIGFRYSYDMLGEAAITHQDAERYRLDYENALHAIGKTTQGQTLYDRAGLSIKLSALHPRYSRSQHDRVMQELLPTLTNLVILARQYNIGINIDAEESERLELSLDLMEALCHHPELQNWNGIGFVVQAYGRRAPYVLDYLIDLAHRTNRRLMIRLVKGAYWDSEIKRAQVEGQSDFPVYTRKVHTDISYIACARKLLAHRDAVFPQFATHNVRTMATIFAMAGRNYDPEQYEFQCLHGMGEQLYSKVVQAKHLSRPCRIYAPVGTHETLLAYLVRRLLENGANSSFVNQIGNDTISIDQLIADPVIEAASITPVGAPHPAILNPLSIYGDKRKNSKGIDFNNEFTLDDIAAALKASPTTWEAQPLLAQKNAKNKNIAIDVLNPGNHQDKVGTVIEASTEQVGQAIQSAKKAAKTWAATPPKERANILLKAADLLEEQIYPLLGLIIREAGKSFPNALAEVREAVDFLRYYAINIEEDFNNKTHVPVDGPVVCISPWNFPLAIFLGQVSAALAVGCPVIAKPAEETPLIAAQAVQILHDAGIPKDVLQLLPGKGEIGAALVEHKDIAGVMFTGSTAVAKEISKILSKRRSPSGDIIPFIAETGGQNSLIVDSSALAEQVVLDILASAFDSAGQRCSALRVLCVQEDCADRVITMLRNATKELNVNNPIALNTDVGPVISQEALDRLNKHVDYMRDQGFNVWSLPLPDDAKNGTFMMPTIIEINKVSDIPDEVFGPVLHIIRYQRDSLDNLIQQINDTGYGLTFGVHSRIDEMIEYTTRKIHAGNIYINRNIIGAIVGLQPFGGRGLSGTGPKAGTPFILRRLLSKCPAYTQLPGQITPAIAQDWMNWLKIHQPDFLQTASEILSHTLVGTTIKLKGPVGEENSYTLAPRGPILCVAQTKEILLYQITLAVNCGNSVLILAPDTITQWYEHLSHELTLKIKKVKRADEFPCVVILGEKGYDVYEQSRQLLAFTPSGIVSAFDVDKNHNPSDFLMEEQSVSVNTTAAGGNASLMTIE, encoded by the coding sequence ATGTCTAATTTTTCCTTATTTTACAAATCATTACGTAAACAAACCCCACTAAGGGACAAAATTACCGAAGCGACACGTCGTCCAGAGCAAGATTGTGTACAAGATTTGATAAAACAGGCAACTTTATCAGAAACGATGAACGCCCAAATCACTGCTCACGCAAAAACATTAACCCAATACCTCAGAAGCCATCGTCATCTGACAGGTGTTGAAACACTCGTCCAGGAATTCTCTTTATCTTCTGCCGAAGGCGTAGCCTTGATGTGCCTTGCAGAAGCCTTACTGCGTATTCCTGATCAAGCAACTAGAGATGCTTTGATTCGCGATAAAATTGCAAATGGCGATTGGACCTCGCATGCTGGATTTCAAAAACCATTATTTACCAACGCAGCAGCTTGGGGATTGGCAATTACGGGGAAACTAGTACAACCCGTAAAAGAAAGCAATCTAGCCTCCGCATTGGCAGGTTTAGCCAAGCGTAAAGGCGAAAAGTTAATTCGTCAAAGCCTAGATATGGCAATGCGTATGATGGGTGAACAGTTTGTTTTAGGGCAAACCATTCATGAGGCCCTTGATCATAGCAAAAAACTTGAAAAAATTGGTTTTCGTTATTCATATGATATGTTAGGTGAAGCCGCCATAACTCATCAAGATGCTGAACGGTATCGTTTGGACTATGAAAACGCTTTACATGCTATTGGTAAAACAACCCAAGGTCAAACCTTATATGACCGTGCGGGTTTATCAATCAAATTATCTGCATTACATCCCCGTTATTCACGATCGCAACATGATCGTGTCATGCAAGAATTACTGCCAACGTTAACCAACTTGGTTATATTAGCACGTCAATATAATATCGGAATTAATATTGATGCCGAAGAAAGTGAACGCCTTGAACTATCTTTAGATTTAATGGAAGCATTATGCCATCATCCAGAACTGCAAAACTGGAATGGTATTGGATTTGTCGTGCAAGCTTATGGTCGCAGAGCACCTTATGTTTTAGACTACTTAATCGATTTGGCTCATCGAACCAATCGACGTTTGATGATACGTTTGGTGAAAGGGGCATATTGGGACAGTGAAATTAAAAGAGCCCAAGTCGAAGGACAGTCTGATTTTCCTGTTTATACACGTAAGGTTCATACAGATATCAGTTATATTGCTTGTGCTCGTAAATTATTGGCCCATCGCGACGCTGTATTCCCACAATTTGCAACCCACAATGTCCGTACAATGGCCACAATTTTTGCCATGGCTGGCCGTAATTATGACCCTGAACAATATGAATTCCAGTGTTTGCACGGTATGGGTGAACAACTATATAGTAAAGTTGTTCAAGCAAAACATTTGTCACGTCCATGTCGAATTTATGCACCTGTTGGAACCCATGAAACGCTGTTGGCATATTTAGTCAGACGTTTGTTAGAAAACGGGGCTAATTCATCTTTTGTAAATCAAATTGGTAATGATACAATTTCTATTGACCAATTGATTGCAGATCCAGTGATAGAAGCAGCATCAATAACCCCTGTTGGGGCGCCTCACCCTGCTATTCTTAATCCATTATCAATTTATGGGGATAAACGCAAAAACTCTAAAGGTATAGATTTTAATAACGAATTTACTCTTGACGACATTGCTGCTGCCTTAAAAGCCTCCCCTACCACTTGGGAAGCCCAACCTTTATTAGCACAAAAAAATGCTAAAAATAAAAATATTGCAATTGATGTTTTAAATCCAGGGAATCATCAAGACAAAGTTGGAACCGTTATTGAAGCTTCTACAGAACAAGTAGGGCAAGCCATTCAGTCCGCCAAGAAAGCTGCTAAAACATGGGCTGCTACCCCTCCCAAGGAGCGAGCAAATATTTTGTTGAAAGCTGCGGATCTTTTGGAAGAGCAGATTTATCCTTTGCTTGGATTAATTATTCGAGAAGCAGGAAAATCCTTTCCAAATGCTTTGGCCGAAGTTAGAGAAGCCGTTGATTTCTTAAGATATTACGCAATCAATATAGAAGAGGATTTTAATAACAAAACCCATGTTCCAGTGGACGGACCTGTTGTTTGTATCAGTCCTTGGAACTTTCCTCTTGCAATCTTTTTGGGTCAAGTCTCTGCAGCGCTTGCTGTTGGGTGCCCTGTCATTGCTAAACCCGCAGAAGAGACACCTTTGATCGCAGCACAAGCTGTGCAAATTTTACATGACGCAGGCATTCCAAAGGACGTATTACAATTATTACCTGGTAAAGGGGAAATTGGTGCAGCACTTGTTGAACACAAAGATATAGCGGGCGTTATGTTTACAGGTTCAACCGCGGTTGCGAAAGAAATTTCTAAAATTCTTTCCAAAAGACGATCACCCAGTGGTGACATTATTCCATTTATCGCTGAAACAGGCGGACAAAATTCTCTGATCGTTGATTCTTCTGCATTGGCAGAACAAGTAGTATTAGATATTTTGGCATCTGCTTTTGACAGTGCGGGTCAACGCTGTTCAGCATTACGCGTACTATGCGTTCAAGAAGATTGTGCCGATCGTGTAATAACGATGTTACGAAATGCTACCAAAGAGTTAAATGTCAATAATCCAATTGCCTTAAACACAGATGTAGGACCTGTTATTAGTCAAGAGGCACTAGATCGTTTAAATAAGCATGTCGACTATATGCGCGATCAAGGGTTTAATGTCTGGTCTTTACCTTTGCCTGACGATGCAAAAAATGGCACATTTATGATGCCAACAATTATTGAAATTAACAAAGTATCCGACATTCCAGATGAAGTATTTGGCCCTGTTTTACATATTATCCGTTATCAACGTGATAGTTTGGACAACTTAATTCAACAAATTAACGATACGGGCTATGGTTTAACCTTTGGTGTACATTCACGTATCGATGAAATGATTGAATATACGACCCGTAAAATCCATGCTGGTAATATTTATATTAATCGTAATATTATTGGTGCTATTGTTGGACTGCAACCTTTTGGTGGTCGCGGATTATCTGGTACTGGACCAAAAGCGGGGACCCCTTTCATATTACGTAGATTATTATCTAAATGTCCTGCTTACACACAGTTACCAGGGCAAATCACTCCTGCTATTGCTCAAGATTGGATGAATTGGCTTAAAATTCACCAACCTGATTTTTTACAAACGGCCAGTGAAATTTTATCACATACACTAGTTGGTACAACCATAAAATTAAAAGGACCTGTTGGCGAAGAGAACAGTTATACTCTTGCACCACGTGGCCCAATTTTATGTGTGGCTCAAACCAAAGAAATATTATTATATCAAATTACTTTGGCCGTTAATTGTGGAAATTCGGTATTAATCTTGGCACCTGATACAATTACACAATGGTATGAACATTTATCCCATGAATTAACTTTAAAAATTAAAAAAGTAAAACGCGCTGATGAATTTCCCTGTGTTGTAATTCTGGGTGAGAAAGGGTATGACGTTTATGAACAGTCACGTCAATTACTGGCCTTTACCCCATCAGGTATTGTCTCTGCCTTTGATGTGGATAAAAATCACAACCCAAGTGATTTCTTAATGGAAGAGCAATCTGTCAGTGTTAATACAACAGCTGCTGGAGGAAATGCCTCTTTAATGACCATCGAATAA